From the genome of Proteus vulgaris, one region includes:
- a CDS encoding DUF799 domain-containing protein: MSRLFALMCFAFALVLTGCAQPVKTDYTAFKQSKPKSILVLVPQNHTTEVGAGHSFLSQVTYPLAEAGYYVFPVAVVEETFKQNGLSMAGDIHAVSPNKLREIFGADAVLYLDITEFGTSYQVISSDTRVTVSAKLVDLRNGGVLWSSSATASSTETESSSSSLVGMLVSAVVNQIVNTVSDKSYQIAGITSVRLLSAGKANGILYGPRSPNYGKEAK; the protein is encoded by the coding sequence ATGAGTCGTTTATTTGCTTTAATGTGTTTTGCGTTTGCGTTGGTATTAACGGGTTGTGCTCAACCTGTCAAAACAGATTACACCGCCTTTAAACAAAGTAAGCCAAAAAGTATTTTAGTTTTAGTGCCACAAAACCACACAACAGAGGTTGGTGCGGGGCATAGTTTCTTATCTCAAGTGACGTATCCTTTGGCTGAAGCGGGCTATTATGTTTTCCCAGTTGCGGTCGTTGAAGAGACATTTAAGCAAAATGGTCTATCAATGGCTGGAGATATTCACGCAGTAAGTCCGAATAAATTGCGTGAAATCTTTGGTGCTGATGCGGTTTTATACTTAGATATCACTGAATTCGGCACGTCATACCAAGTTATTTCCAGTGATACACGAGTCACTGTTAGCGCTAAACTTGTTGATCTCCGTAATGGTGGTGTGTTGTGGAGCAGTTCTGCAACCGCATCAAGTACAGAGACAGAAAGTTCATCAAGCAGCTTAGTGGGAATGTTGGTTTCTGCTGTTGTGAATCAAATCGTTAATACCGTTTCTGATAAGAGTTACCAAATTGCAGGAATAACCAGTGTGCGGTTACTTTCAGCAGGTAAAGCAAATGGTATTTTATACGGCCCTCGCTCACCTAATTATGGTAAAGAAGCAAAATAA
- a CDS encoding DUF4810 domain-containing protein — MLKSLMSLAFGALLLTGCASGPKPLYNWDSYQQVVYQHYQQSESDPQAQIDTLKKSIELSRAKSLGIPPGLHAHLGMLYGATGALDLAMAEFNEEKALYPESAEFMDRLMKNKGMQK; from the coding sequence ATGTTAAAATCATTAATGAGCCTTGCTTTTGGCGCACTATTATTAACAGGGTGCGCAAGTGGCCCTAAACCGCTTTATAACTGGGATAGCTATCAACAAGTGGTTTATCAACACTATCAACAAAGTGAAAGTGACCCTCAAGCACAGATTGATACATTAAAGAAAAGTATTGAACTTTCCCGCGCTAAATCATTAGGTATTCCACCAGGATTACATGCACATTTAGGCATGTTATATGGTGCAACAGGTGCATTAGATTTAGCGATGGCTGAATTTAATGAGGAAAAAGCACTTTACCCTGAATCAGCAGAATTTATGGATCGCCTGATGAAAAACAAAGGAATGCAAAAATGA
- a CDS encoding CsgG/HfaB family protein, with amino-acid sequence MNLNKLSLGLILVSATLLAGCASESSRSLDVAKVATYNTTYTGTKSAISIGKFDNRSSYMNGIFSDGVDRLGNQSKTILMTHLQQTGRFNVLDRANLSELKEEAGIKGQSQQLKGATYVITGDVTEFGRKEVGDRQLFGILGRGKTQVAYAKVNLNVVNVNTSEVVFSSQGAGEYELFNREIIGFGGTASYDSTLNGKVLDLAIREAVNNLVAGIESNAWQPSK; translated from the coding sequence ATGAATTTAAATAAATTATCGCTTGGCTTGATTTTAGTTTCTGCAACATTACTTGCAGGGTGTGCTTCAGAGTCTTCTCGCTCTTTAGATGTTGCTAAAGTTGCAACCTATAATACGACTTATACAGGGACAAAAAGCGCTATTTCAATTGGTAAGTTTGATAACCGTTCTAGTTATATGAATGGAATATTCTCTGATGGTGTTGATAGATTAGGTAATCAATCCAAAACCATTTTAATGACACATTTACAACAGACAGGGCGTTTTAATGTATTAGATAGAGCTAACTTATCTGAATTAAAAGAAGAAGCGGGTATTAAAGGCCAAAGCCAGCAATTAAAAGGTGCAACCTATGTTATTACTGGTGATGTCACTGAATTTGGTCGTAAAGAAGTGGGTGATCGCCAATTATTTGGTATTTTAGGCCGCGGTAAAACTCAAGTTGCTTATGCCAAAGTGAATTTAAACGTTGTGAATGTAAACACATCAGAAGTGGTGTTCTCATCTCAAGGTGCAGGTGAATATGAACTTTTTAACCGTGAAATCATCGGGTTTGGTGGAACAGCAAGCTATGACTCAACACTTAACGGTAAAGTGCTTGATCTCGCTATTCGTGAAGCGGTTAATAATTTAGTGGCTGGTATTGAGAGCAATGCTTGGCAGCCTTCAAAATAA